The Benincasa hispida cultivar B227 chromosome 9, ASM972705v1, whole genome shotgun sequence genome has a segment encoding these proteins:
- the LOC120087269 gene encoding peroxidase 5-like: protein MASCSQKLKLFSKLCCCIIIFFLFHSTLASTTLKMGFYESSCPDAEAIIKNAVNQAISQNPGIAAGLIRMHFHDCFVRGCDGSVLLKSTPNNLAEREHRANSPSLRGFEVIDEAKAKIEAICPNTVSCADILAFAARDSAYRVGGINYVVPAGRRDGRISIKEEAGSLPGPSFNAEELIESFAKRGLSSAEMVTLSGAHSIGIAHCPTFSKRLYNFNTTHPQDPSMDPSYAAYLKTKCPPPGGNNGGGSEQPTVALEFFSPNRLDNWYYIELKNHRGLLSSDQTLLSSSSTSKMVLNNAKYGHQWAAKFGKAMVKMGSIDVLTGSQGEIRRHCSFVN from the exons atggCATCTTGTTCTCAAAAGTTGAAACTTTTCTCAAAGCTCTGCTGTtgcatcatcatcttcttcctctttcacTCCACTTTGGCTTCTACAACCCTAAAAATGGGGTTCTATGAATCATCTTGTCCTGATGCTGAGGCCATCATCAAGAATGCTGTAAACCAAGCCATCTCCCAAAACCCCGGCATCGCTGCGGGTCTCATTAGAATGCACTTCCATGACTGTTTTGTTAGA GGTTGTGATGGCTCCGTGTTGCTAAAGTCCACACCCAACAACCTAGCAGAGAGAGAACATAGAGCAAACTCCCCAAGCTTACGAGGTTTCGAGGTTATCGACGAAGCCAAGGCCAAAATTGAGGCTATTTGTCCCAATACCGTGTCTTGCGCCGACATTCTTGCTTTCGCTGCCCGTGACAGTGCATATAGAGTTGGAGGTATCAACTATGTAGTACCAGCCGGTCGTCGTGATGGTCGCATATCAATAAAGGAAGAAGCTGGAAGTCTTCCTGGTCCCTCTTTCAACGCCGAGGAGCTGATCGAGAGCTTCGCCAAGCGAGGGTTGTCGTCAGCAGAGATGGTGACACTTTCTGGTGCGCACTCCATTGGAATAGCTCATTGCCCTACCTTTTCCAAGAGGCTTTATAACTTCAACACAACTCATCCACAAGACCCTTCCATGGACCCTTCATATGCTGCGTACTTGAAAACCAAATGCCCACCACCGGGTGGCAATAATGGCGGTGGAAGCGAACAACCGACGGTGGCGCTCGAGTTCTTCTCCCCGAATCGTTTGGATAATTGGTATTATATTGAGTTGAAGAACCACCGTGGACTGCTGAGCTCCGACCAAACATTGTTGAGTAGCTCTTCCACTTCAAAAATGGTGTTGAATAATGCTAAGTATGGCCATCAATGGGCTGCTAAATTTGGAAAGGCAATGGTTAAAATGGGCTCCATTGATGTTCTGACAGGTTCACAGGGTGAGATTAGACGCCATTGCAGCTTTGTTAATTGA